Proteins from one Pygocentrus nattereri isolate fPygNat1 chromosome 16, fPygNat1.pri, whole genome shotgun sequence genomic window:
- the pcyt1bb gene encoding phosphate cytidylyltransferase 1, choline, beta b: MVNRRRHGSRAHSHPRRNPPPAQTLRQPAVFAKASGSDSDVPHDKLTLAQARRGTPAHRPVRVYADGIFDLFHSGHARALMQAKNLFPNTRLIVGVCNDELTHKYKGYTVMTEAERYEALIHCRYVDEVVRNAPWTLTPEFLKKHRIDFVAHDDIPYTSAGSDDVYKHIKAAGMFVATQRTEGISTSDLITRIVRDYDVYVRRNLQRGYTARELNVGFINEKKYRLQNQVDKMKETVRTVEEKSKHLVHRVEEKSHDLIFKWEEKSREFIGNFLELFGPDGAWHMIQERSGRVLQALSPYQSPRSSPSSSPTRGRSCSPPSY; this comes from the exons ACTCTGAGACAACCAGCAGTCTTTGCTAAAGCATCGGGCTCTGATTCTGATGTCCCTCATGATAAGCTGACCTTAGCCCAGGCCCGGCGGGGAACTCCCG CTCACCGGCCTGTGAGAGTCTATGCTGATGGAATCTTTGACCTCTTCCACTCCGGCCATGCACGAGCTCTAATGCAAGCCAAGAATCTGTTCCCCAACACACGCTTGATTGTTGGAG TTTGTAATGACGAGCTGACACATAAGTATAAAGGCTACACAGTGATGACTGAAGCTGAGCGCTACGAGGCCCTCATCCACTGCCGCTACGTAGATGAGGTGGTCCGCAATgccccgtggaccctcacacCTGAGTTCCTGAAAAAGCATAGG ATTGACTTTGTAGCCCATGATGATATCCCGTACACTTCTGCTGGATCAGATGATGTCTATAAACATATCAAAGCGGCAG GAATGTTTGTAGCCACTCAGAGGACAGAAGGCATCTCCACCTCTGACCTTATCACACGCATAGTCAGAGACTATGACGTCTACGTCAGACGGAACCTTCAGAGAGGCTACACAGCCCGGGAACTGAATGTTGGTTTTATCAAT GAGAAAAAGTATCGTCTGCAGAACCAGGTGGATAAGATGAAGGAGACGGTGAGGACGGTGGAGGAGAAGTCCAAACACTTAGTGCACCGTGTAGAGGAGAAGAGCCATGACCTCATCTTCAAATGGGAGGAGAAATCCAGAGAGTTTATTGGGAACTTCTTGGAACTCTTTGGTCCTGATGGAGCATGG CATATGATCCAAGAGAGGAGTGGTCGTGTGCTCCAGGCTCTGTCTCCATACCAGTCTCCCCGCAGCTCACCCAGCAGCAGCcccactagagggcgctcttgCTCTCCCCCATCTTACTGA